A DNA window from Vigna unguiculata cultivar IT97K-499-35 chromosome 10, ASM411807v1, whole genome shotgun sequence contains the following coding sequences:
- the LOC114165975 gene encoding receptor protein kinase-like protein ZAR1, with product MTRSLFLFHFLVLIFHVLFSFIPVLSLSSDGLALLALKSAVDQPSSAFSDWNDGDDTPCAWSGIVCANISGEEDPRVVGISLAGKSISGYLPSELGTLRFLRRLNLHDNAFSGVLPAQLSNATALHSLFLHRNNLSGPIPLSLCSLPRLQNLDLSENAFSGHIPDHLGNCKNLQRLIVAGNRFSGEIPAGVWPELQNLLQLDLSANELTGSIPDEIGTLVSLSGTLNLSFNHLSGKIPASLGKLPATVSFDFKNNNLSGEIPQTGSFSNQGPTAFLGNPNLCGFPLRKSCSGSDRDFSPGSDQNKPVHRSKGLSPGLIILISAADAAVVAFIGLVIVYIYWKKKDDENACSCIRRRKFGEEKGSACLCGGFPCVSGEKSDDDDDEDYEVEGAEGEGEGELVRIDKGLNFELDELLRASAYVLGKSGLGIVYKVVLGNGVPVAVRRLGEGGEQRYKEFAAEVMAIGKVKHPNVVRLRAYYWAHDEKLLISDFISNGNLTHALRGRNGQPSTNLSWSTRLKIAKGTARGLAYLHECSPRKFVHADIKPSNILLDNDFQPFISDFGLNRLISITGNNPSTGGFMGGALPYMKSSQKERTDNYKAPEARVPGSRPTQKWDVYSFGVVLLEILTGRSPESSPTTSTSMEVPDLVRWVRKGFDQESPLSEMVDPSLLQEVRVKKEVLAVFHVALACTEGDPEARPRMKTVSENLDKVGT from the exons ATGACGCGTTCTctgtttctctttcattttcttgttCTCATATTTCACGTTTTGTTCAGTTTCATTCCGGTGCTTTCACTCTCCTCCGACGGCCTCGCGCTTCTCGCTCTAAAGTCCGCCGTTGACCAGCCCTCCTCCGCTTTCTCCGACTGGAACGACGGCGACGACACGCCCTGCGCCTGGTCAGGAATCGTTTGCGCCAACATCTCCGGCGAGGAGGACCCCCGCGTGGTCGGAATCTCCCTCGCCGGAAAATCCATCTCCGGCTACCTCCCGTCAGAGCTCGGCACGCTGCGCTTCCTCCGCCGACTCAACCTCCACGACAACGCCTTCTCCGGCGTCCTCCCAGCGCAGCTCTCCAACGCTACCGCACTCCACAGCCTCTTCCTCCACCGCAACAACCTCTCCGGCCCCATCCCTCTCTCCCTCTGTAGCCTCCCACGCCTCCAAAACCTCGACCTCTCTGAAAACGCATTCTCCGGCCACATCCCCGACCACCTAGGAAACTGCAAGAACCTCCAGCGACTTATCGTAGCCGGCAACAGATTTTCGGGTGAGATTCCCGCCGGAGTGTGGCCGGAACTTCAGAACCTCCTCCAACTCGACCTGTCCGCGAACGAGTTAACCGGTTCAATCCCTGACGAAATTGGAACCCTAGTTTCCCTCTCGGGCACGCTGAACCTCTCTTTTAACCACCTCTCCGGTAAGATTCCGGCGTCGCTGGGAAAATTGCCGGCGACGGTGAGCTTCGATTTCAAAAACAACAACCTCAGTGGAGAAATTCCCCAAACGGGGTCGTTTTCAAACCAAGGTCCCACGGCGTTCCTTGGAAATCCTAACCTATGCGGGTTTCCTCTTAGAAAATCATGTTCCGGTTCGGACCGGGATTTTTCTCCCGGTTCGGATCAAAACAAACCGGTCCACCGGTCAAAGGGGTTAAGCCccggtttaattattttaatctccGCGGCTGATGCTGCTGTTGTGGCCTTCATTGGGCTTGTGATTGTTTATATCTATTGGAAGAAAAAGGATGATGAGAATGCGTGTAGTTGCATTAGGAGAAGAAAGTTTGGCGAAGAGAAAGGGAGTGCGTGTTTGTGTGGTGGATTCCCATGCGTTAGTGGGGAGAAAAGtgatgacgatgatgatgaagatTATGAGGTGGAGGGGGCTGAGGGTGAGGGTGAAGGGGAATTGGTGAGGATTGATAAGGGattgaattttgaacttgatgaGTTGTTAAGGGCTTCTGCCTACGTGTTGGGGAAGAGTGGGTTGGGAATTGTGTATAAGGTGGTGTTGGGGAATGGGGTACCTGTGGCTGTGAGGAGGCTGGGAGAGGGAGGGGAACAGAGGTACAAAGAGTTTGCTGCAGAGGTTATGGCCATTGGGAAGGTCAAGCACCCTAATGTTGTAAGGTTGAGGGCTTACTATTGGGCACATGACGAGAAGCTTCTCATCAGTGATTTCATCTCCAATGGCAATCTGACACATGCCCTTAGAG GGAGAAACGGTCAACCATCTACAAATCTTTCATGGTCCACCCGGCTGAAAATCGCAAAAGGAACAGCGAGGGGCTTGGCGTATCTCCACGAATGCAGCCCAAGAAAGTTCGTCCATGCTGACATCAAACCCTCCAACATTCTACTTGACAACGACTTCCAACCCTTCATTTCTGATTTCGGCCTGAACCGTCTGATCAGCATCACCGGCAACAACCCCTCCACCGGTGGATTCATGGGTGGAGCTCTTCCTTACATGAAGTCTTCCCAGAAAGAGAGAACCGACAATTACAAAGCCCCTGAGGCTCGTGTCCCTGGCAGCAGACCCACCCAGAAATGGGACGTGTACTCATTTGGGGTTGTGTTGCTTGAAATACTAACTGGGAGGTCACCGGAATCATCTCCCACCACATCAACTTCCATGGAAGTCCCTGACTTGGTAAGGTGGGTGAGGAAAGGGTTCGATCAAGAAAGCCCGTTGTCTGAGATGGTTGATCCATCGCTGCTCCAAGAAGTGCGTGTTAAGAAAGAGGTGCTGGCTGTGTTTCACGTAGCTTTGGCTTGCACTGAAGGAGACCCTGAGGCTCGGCCAAGGATGAAAACTGTGTCTGAAAATCTTGATAAGGTTGGAACGTAA